Proteins co-encoded in one Yamadazyma tenuis chromosome 1, complete sequence genomic window:
- the RIX7 gene encoding Ribosome biogenesis ATPase rix7 (COG:O; BUSCO:EOG09261YV6; EggNog:ENOG503NXC3) — translation MSLKYREGIKVADTSSQMKKGAVSASIDQKIYDLIHKLLEERTEANKKVNVDKDSFESIALARDLSLSDILHYVQLKDFQLRRMKRNTVEKAIQEVLKIVREDEQEELSDVIKYRDDLGSQKPETNESDSDFENADESNMMVVKDSNALNKSVVSSWGVTPVAIESNDEEKKNDEEKKSDEEKKRKRKESSTKVSHKKKKIDHTPPDINLSQLGGMEKVTTQLMELIGLPILHPEIYLSTGVEPPRGVLLYGPPGCGKTTVANALAGELQVPFISISAPSVVSGMSGESEKKLREIFEDAKNIAPCLVFIDEIDSITPKRDGGAQREMERRIVAQLLTLMDELTLDKTNGKPVIVIGATNRPDSLDPALRRAGRFDREICLNVPSEEQRISILKAMTSTLKLNLEGFNFKVLAKLTSGFVGADLKSLVTASGVFAIKRIFETLSEQQELEELMKNGSLDNNSMEVDQKVTPAVTSAVSNSKELVETFENKSDDEKLSIIQKFLISHPSPLTEEQLQPLSISFDDFMNALPSVQPTAKREGFATIPDVTWDHVGALTKIRMELHMCIVQPIKKPEIFEKVGITAPAGVLMWGPPGCGKTLLAKAVANESRANFISIKGPELLNKYVGESERAIRQVFQRARASVPCIIFFDELDALVPRRDASLSESSSRVVNTLLTELDGLNDRKGIFVIGATNRPDMIDPAMIRPGRLDKSLYIELPTEEERLDILKTLIKSNGTPIDESVNLKDIVYNQKCRNFSGADLSSLVREAGVIALKRKFFHHQKVGDLDKSGFMETEDLVDASDIFVTSNDFLIALDNIKPSVNDRDRAKYERLNKKIAPVIGEPQELKDSEEQ, via the coding sequence atgagtttgaaataCCGAGAAGGAATTAAAGTAGCAGACACATCTTCCCAAATGAAGAAGGGAGCTGTAAGTGCCAGTATAGACCAAAAAATCTATGATCTCATACACAAACTTCTAGAAGAGAGGACAGAAGCCAACAAAAAGGTCAATGTGGACAAAGATTCTTTTGAATCAATAGCTTTGGCTAGAGACTTAAGCTTGTCTGATATCTTGCATTACGTTCAACTAAAAGATTTCCAGTTGCGCCGGATGAAAAGAAACACCGTCGAAAAAGCTATTCAAGAAGTCTTGAAGATTGTCAGAGAAGATGAGCAGGAAGAGCTTAGTGACGTTATTAAGTACAGAGATGATTTGGGGTCACAGAAGCCTGAGACAAATGAAAGTGATAGCGATTTCGAAAACGCAGACGAAAGCAACATGATGGTCGTGAAAGATTCCAATGCATTGAACAAGTCAGTAGTAAGTTCGTGGGGTGTTACTCCTGTTGCTATTGAATCAaacgatgaagaaaaaaagaatgacgaagaaaagaagagcGACGAagagaaaaagagaaagcGGAAGGAATCATCCACCAAAGTCTcccacaagaagaaaaagataGATCATACTCCTCCAGACATTAATCTATCCCAACTAGGAGGAATGGAAAAAGTCACAACCCAGCTAATGGAACTTATTGGGTTACCAATACTACATCCTGAAATTTATCTTTCCACAGGTGTTGAACCACCAAGAGGTGTTTTGTTATACGGCCCTCCCGGTTGTGGTAAGACCACAGTTGCAAATGCATTAGCTGGAGAATTACAGGTCCCATTCATAAGCATATCAGCCCCTTCAGTGGTTTCTGGAATGTCAGGAGAAAGcgaaaagaagttgagagaaatctttgaagatgCAAAGAACATCGCTCCGTGTTTGGTTTTCATTGACGAAATTGACTCAATCACCCCAAAAAGAGATGGAGGTGCCCAAAGGGAAATGGAGCGTCGTATAGTAGCACAGTTGTTGACCTTGATGGATGAGTTGACGTTAGACAAAACTAATGGCAAACCTGTCATTGTCATTGGAGCCACGAACAGACCTGATTCCTTAGATCCAGCATTGAGGAGAGCAGGTAGGTTTGACAGAGAAATATGTCTTAATGTGCCAAGTGAAGAACAGAGAATATCTATTCTCAAGGCCATGACCTCTACATTGAAATTAAACTTGGAAgggttcaatttcaaggtgttggcCAAGCTCACATCAGGTTTTGTGGGAGCAGATTTAAAGAGTTTGGTTACTGCGTCGGGAGTTTTCGCCATAAAGAGGATATTTGAAACTCTCAGTGAGCAACAAGAACTCGAAGAGTTAATGAAAAATGGCTCTCTTGATAATAATTCCATGGAGGTGGACCAAAAAGTCACTCCTGCCGTAACATCTGCTGTTTCAAATTCcaaggagttggtggaaactTTTGAAAATAAGTCAGACGACGAGAAGCTTTCTATTATTCAAAAGTTCTTAATAAGCCATCCTTCTCCATTGACAGAAGAACAGCTACAGCCACTATCCATAAGCTTTGACGATTTCATGAATGCCCTCCCTTCTGTACAACCGACGGCCAAGAGAGAAGGGTTTGCAACTATTCCAGATGTTACTTGGGATCATGTAGGAGCGTTGACCAAGATCAGAATGGAGTTACATATGTGCATTGTACAACCCATCAAGAAACCAGagatttttgaaaaagtggGTATAACAGCCCCAGCTGGTGTGTTGATGTGGGGCCCACCAGGATGTGGTAAAACCCTTTTAGCCAAAGCCGTTGCAAACGAATCCAGGGCCAACTTCATTTCTATCAAGGGACCtgagttgttgaataagTATGTTGGTGAAAGTGAGAGGGCTATTAGACAAGTATTCCAAAGAGCAAGAGCTAGTGTTCCTTGTATTATTTTCTTCGATGAGTTGGATGCATTGGTTCCTAGAAGAGATGCATCTTTGAGTGAATCGAGTTCTCGTGTGGTGAATACTCTTTTAACCGAATTAGATGGTTTGAATGATAGAAAGGGAATCTTTGTAATTGGTGCCACAAACAGACCCGATATGATCGACCCTGCTATGATCAGACCCGGAAGATTGGATAAGTCATTGTACATTGAATTGCctacagaagaagagagacttgatatcttgaagacGTTAATCAAATCTAACGGTACACCAATTGACGAGTCTGTtaatttgaaagatatcGTATACAATCAAAAATGCAGAAACTTTTCGGGGGCTGATTTGTCGTCTTTGGTCAGAGAAGCTGGTGTTATTGCattgaagagaaagttcttccaccaccaaaaggTCGGAGATTTGGACAAGTCTGGGTTCATGGAGACCGAGGACCTTGTTGATGCAAGTGATATCTTTGTCACTCTGAACGACTTTTTGATAGCTTTGGACAATATCAAGCCCAGTGTTAATGATAGAGATAGAGCAAAATATGAGAGGTTAAACAAGAAGATAGCCCCGGTCATTGGAGAGCCACAAGAGCTCAAGGACCTGGAAGAGCAGTAA
- the HSP12 gene encoding lipid-binding protein hsp12 (EggNog:ENOG503P5K5; COG:S), whose translation MSDLGRKNFNDKVSEAVTPESNKSALEKAKEQVTDKVDQFAAKATPDEQKSFGQTVADKAKEGHEDAKAEVSNNQESLADTATAYIDAAKEQVGNAANYISGVVTGATEGAKTGADSTKK comes from the coding sequence ATGTCTGACTTAGgaagaaaaaattttaaCGATAAAGTATCTGAAGCTGTTACCCCAGAAAGTAACAAAAGTGCCTTGGAAAAGGCCAAGGAACAAGTCACCGACAAAGTGGATCAATTTGCCGCCAAGGCCACTCCAGATGAACAAAAGTCGTTTGGACAAACTGTTGCCGACAAAGCCAAGGAAGGACACGAAGATGCTAAGGCTGAGGTTTCTAACAACCAAGAATCTTTAGCTGATACCGCCACCGCTTACATTGATGCTGCCAAGGAGCAGGTTGGTAACGCTGCTAACTACATCAGCGGTGTTGTTACCGGTGCCACCGAAGGTGCTAAGACAGGTGCTGACTCCACCAAGAAGTAG